From the genome of Turicibacter faecis, one region includes:
- the truB gene encoding tRNA pseudouridine(55) synthase TruB, translating to MDGVLLLDKPAGMTSHDCVNIARKVLKTKKVGHTGTLDPNVTGVLPLCIGRATKISQFLTANEKEYLGEVTLGFSTTTEDADGEMVDRQFVEGEITEEDVKSVFNEMMGPSIQVPPMYSAVKVNGKKLYEYARAGIEVERPKREVTIENLELTSQITKTDDGLVKFSFRVRGSKGLFVRTVAVTIGEKLGYPAHMSYLRRVASGSFKIESCLTMEEFKQRAEQGTLTLMSVEEAMSAFPSVTVDAWVEKLVRNGVQLHHEQVKQTAYSPVALFSRDGKCLAVYEKHPTREVYRSVRGFF from the coding sequence ATGGATGGAGTCTTATTATTAGATAAGCCAGCAGGGATGACGTCCCATGATTGTGTAAATATTGCGCGAAAAGTATTGAAAACGAAGAAAGTGGGACATACGGGGACACTTGATCCTAATGTAACGGGCGTCCTACCGTTGTGCATAGGTCGGGCAACAAAAATTTCTCAGTTTTTAACGGCGAATGAAAAGGAGTATTTAGGGGAAGTGACCTTAGGTTTTTCGACAACGACTGAAGACGCTGACGGAGAGATGGTCGATCGTCAATTCGTTGAAGGGGAAATCACAGAGGAGGATGTAAAATCTGTTTTCAACGAAATGATGGGGCCAAGTATTCAAGTTCCGCCGATGTACTCGGCTGTCAAAGTTAATGGGAAAAAGTTATATGAGTATGCACGAGCGGGAATTGAGGTCGAACGTCCTAAGCGCGAGGTGACGATCGAAAATCTTGAATTAACAAGTCAGATTACGAAAACAGATGACGGGCTTGTGAAATTCAGTTTTCGTGTTCGAGGAAGTAAGGGGTTGTTTGTCCGAACCGTTGCAGTGACTATTGGTGAAAAATTAGGTTATCCCGCGCATATGTCTTATTTAAGACGAGTCGCATCGGGCTCTTTTAAAATTGAAAGTTGTTTAACAATGGAAGAGTTTAAACAACGAGCTGAACAAGGAACGTTAACATTGATGTCCGTCGAAGAGGCCATGTCTGCCTTTCCATCGGTCACGGTAGATGCTTGGGTTGAAAAGTTGGTTCGTAATGGTGTTCAACTTCATCATGAGCAAGTAAAACAAACAGCGTACTCGCCGGTCGCCTTGTTTAGCCGTGATGGGAAGTGTTTAGCCGTTTATGAAAAACATCCGACACGTGAGGTTTATCGTTCGGTACGTGGATTCTTTTAG
- the hemW gene encoding radical SAM family heme chaperone HemW, whose product MPKGLYIHIPFCDHICTYCDFPKLLTKGQRHEAYVESLIRELRYYEQQVGFDEVQTVYIGGGTPTALSIEQIRPLFDYLAQALPLDQLVEFSLEANPENLTEEKVNYFIANHVSRFSLGVQTFDEQLLKIIGRKHRRQEVHRAVSLLRSKGITNINIDLIYSIPTQTLEQVQRDVEEAISLGVEHISAYSLIVEEHTPLYLAYMKDQVTLTDNELEAHMYELVINTLEKNGYHHYEISNFSTSRPSIHNQWYWKNKTYFGVGLGAHGYIEGVRYQNTRSINAYIEKLNKGELPIIESRTLTVEEHLEEEMFLGLRLQEGVDLSEISAHYERDVESLYRTALQQLIKEGYLIRQNNRIKLTRRGLLMANDVFEQFLLSI is encoded by the coding sequence ATGCCTAAAGGGTTATATATTCATATTCCTTTTTGTGACCATATTTGTACCTATTGCGATTTTCCTAAGTTATTAACGAAGGGTCAGCGTCACGAGGCCTATGTGGAGTCTTTGATTCGTGAACTTCGATATTACGAACAGCAAGTAGGGTTTGATGAGGTTCAGACGGTTTACATAGGGGGCGGAACGCCAACGGCCCTAAGTATTGAGCAAATCCGTCCTTTATTTGATTACCTAGCGCAAGCCCTTCCCCTTGATCAGTTAGTTGAATTTAGTTTAGAGGCTAATCCTGAAAACTTAACTGAAGAAAAAGTGAACTATTTTATCGCGAATCATGTTTCCCGATTTAGTTTAGGTGTTCAAACGTTTGATGAGCAGTTGTTAAAAATAATTGGACGAAAGCATCGACGTCAAGAAGTGCATCGGGCGGTTTCGCTGCTTCGATCAAAAGGTATCACGAATATAAATATTGATTTAATTTACTCCATTCCAACGCAGACGCTCGAGCAAGTTCAGCGGGATGTAGAGGAGGCTATTTCACTTGGTGTTGAACACATATCCGCCTATTCATTAATTGTAGAGGAGCATACGCCACTCTATCTAGCTTATATGAAAGACCAGGTGACCTTAACGGATAACGAACTAGAAGCCCATATGTATGAGTTAGTGATTAATACGTTAGAAAAGAACGGGTATCATCACTATGAAATCAGCAATTTTTCAACATCTCGGCCGAGTATTCATAACCAATGGTATTGGAAAAATAAGACATATTTTGGCGTAGGACTCGGGGCGCATGGTTATATTGAGGGTGTTCGTTATCAAAATACACGCTCGATTAATGCCTATATCGAAAAGTTGAACAAAGGAGAGCTACCAATTATTGAGTCGCGCACTTTAACAGTAGAAGAACATCTAGAAGAGGAGATGTTTTTAGGTTTACGTTTACAAGAGGGGGTCGATTTATCGGAAATCTCAGCTCACTATGAACGAGATGTTGAGTCTTTATATCGAACAGCCCTTCAACAATTAATAAAAGAGGGATATTTAATTCGTCAAAATAATCGAATTAAGTTAACACGGCGAGGTCTTTTGATGGCCAATGATGTATTTGAACAATTTTTATTATCTATTTAA
- a CDS encoding histidinol-phosphatase, which yields MKLTNYHTHHDRCKHAKGGVEAYVREAVLHHYDEIGMSCHTPHRNFKQLGTRRMSYDELSDYFNDIEQAQEKYPQIRVLKALECEYFPILFEDIKALSKQTDYLILAQHYIQIDGKFKDAFHFTEPRQLELYAAGIEEGMATGFFKILAHPDVFMTTYPKWDEACEKVTRQIARAALKYDVILEVNANGLRRGEQKYEDGVRYPYPSEKFWKIIATEFKEVKVMVNSDCHDPAYLNDEYMQMARDFAKRLKLNVITHL from the coding sequence ATGAAGTTAACAAATTATCATACACATCATGACCGTTGCAAACATGCTAAGGGTGGTGTCGAGGCTTACGTACGTGAGGCTGTTTTACATCATTATGACGAAATTGGAATGAGTTGTCATACGCCGCATCGCAACTTTAAACAACTAGGAACGCGTCGAATGAGTTATGATGAACTATCAGATTATTTTAATGATATTGAACAAGCTCAAGAAAAGTATCCCCAGATCCGCGTTTTAAAAGCACTTGAGTGTGAATATTTTCCTATTCTTTTTGAAGATATTAAGGCATTAAGTAAGCAAACGGATTATTTAATTTTAGCGCAACATTATATTCAGATTGATGGAAAATTTAAAGATGCGTTTCATTTCACAGAACCTCGTCAGTTAGAGCTTTATGCGGCGGGTATTGAAGAGGGAATGGCAACAGGATTTTTTAAAATTTTGGCTCATCCAGATGTTTTCATGACGACTTATCCTAAATGGGATGAAGCCTGTGAAAAAGTAACTCGACAAATCGCAAGAGCTGCACTTAAGTACGATGTGATTTTAGAAGTGAATGCAAATGGATTACGTCGAGGAGAACAAAAATATGAAGATGGTGTTCGCTATCCTTATCCATCGGAGAAGTTTTGGAAAATTATCGCCACGGAGTTTAAAGAAGTTAAGGTGATGGTGAATTCTGATTGTCATGATCCTGCTTATTTAAATGATGAATATATGCAAATGGCGCGTGACTTTGCGAAACGGCTAAAGTTAAATGTCATTACGCATTTATAG
- the lepA gene encoding translation elongation factor 4 produces MSAINSEQIKERQKRIRNFSIIAHIDHGKTTLSDRILERTNALEKREMKNQLLDSMELERERGITIKLNAVQLTYKAKDGNEYILHLIDTPGHVDFTYEVSRSLAACEGAVLVVDAAQGIEAQTLANVYLALDNDLEILPLVNKIDLPSADPERVKQEVEDIIGLPADDAVLASAKAGIGIEEILEQVVEKVPAPTGDPDAPLQALIFDSVYDQYRGIIASIRVVNGTIKKGQMIRMMATGAEYEVVEVGVHTPHEKVVDYLSVGDVGFVTASIKDVKTVRVGDTITSVAKPAEEPLPGYRKLNPMVFCGLYPIDAARYNDLRDALEKLVLNDSSLQFEPETSQALGFGFRTGFLGLLHMDVIQERIEREFNIDLIATAPSVIYHVYLTDGTKLVVDNPSQMPEPQTIKSIEEPYVKASIMTPNDYVGPIMELCQKKRGVFIDMQYLDETRVHVNYEIPLGEIVYDFFDQLKSSTKGYASFDYELIGYKPSKLVKMDILLNGEIVDALSLIVHKDFAYSRGKVITEKLKEIIPRQQFEVPIQAAIGGKIIARSTIKALRKNVLAKCYGGDISRKRKLLEKQKEGKKRMKSVGSVEVPQEAFMAVLSMDED; encoded by the coding sequence GTGAGTGCGATTAATAGTGAACAAATTAAAGAGCGACAAAAACGAATTCGCAACTTTTCAATTATAGCCCACATCGATCATGGAAAAACAACGCTTTCGGATCGTATTTTAGAGCGAACGAACGCATTGGAAAAACGTGAGATGAAAAATCAGCTATTAGATTCAATGGAACTTGAGCGTGAGCGCGGAATTACAATTAAGTTAAATGCCGTGCAGTTAACATATAAAGCGAAAGATGGAAATGAGTATATCTTACATTTAATTGATACGCCAGGACACGTCGATTTTACATATGAGGTGTCACGTTCATTAGCTGCATGTGAGGGAGCGGTATTGGTTGTTGACGCTGCTCAAGGAATTGAGGCGCAAACGCTTGCGAACGTTTATTTAGCATTAGATAATGATTTAGAAATTTTACCATTAGTAAATAAAATTGATTTACCGAGTGCGGATCCGGAGCGTGTCAAACAAGAGGTTGAGGATATCATTGGTCTTCCTGCGGATGACGCGGTATTAGCTTCGGCAAAAGCTGGAATCGGAATTGAAGAGATTTTAGAACAGGTTGTTGAGAAGGTTCCTGCCCCGACAGGTGATCCGGATGCCCCATTACAAGCGTTAATTTTCGACTCTGTTTATGACCAATATCGAGGAATCATCGCGTCTATTCGTGTCGTTAATGGAACTATTAAAAAAGGGCAAATGATTCGAATGATGGCAACTGGAGCCGAATATGAGGTAGTCGAAGTTGGTGTGCATACCCCTCATGAAAAAGTCGTTGATTATTTAAGTGTTGGAGATGTAGGCTTTGTTACCGCATCGATTAAAGATGTGAAGACGGTACGCGTAGGGGATACGATTACATCGGTTGCAAAGCCAGCTGAAGAACCTTTACCAGGTTATCGTAAATTAAATCCAATGGTATTCTGTGGGTTATACCCAATCGATGCCGCTCGCTATAATGATTTACGTGATGCATTAGAAAAATTAGTATTAAACGATTCTTCTTTACAATTTGAACCGGAAACTTCACAAGCTCTTGGATTTGGATTCCGTACAGGGTTTTTAGGATTACTTCATATGGATGTTATTCAAGAACGTATTGAACGTGAGTTTAATATTGATTTAATTGCAACAGCGCCGTCTGTTATCTATCATGTTTATTTAACGGATGGAACAAAGTTGGTTGTTGACAACCCTTCTCAGATGCCAGAGCCACAAACCATTAAATCGATTGAAGAACCTTACGTTAAAGCGTCAATCATGACACCGAATGATTATGTAGGACCGATTATGGAATTATGTCAGAAAAAACGTGGTGTATTTATTGATATGCAATATTTAGATGAGACACGCGTTCATGTGAATTATGAAATTCCGTTAGGTGAAATTGTCTATGATTTCTTTGATCAATTAAAATCTTCGACTAAAGGATATGCTTCATTTGATTACGAGTTAATTGGATACAAGCCATCTAAACTAGTGAAAATGGACATTTTATTAAATGGAGAGATTGTTGATGCACTAAGCTTAATTGTTCATAAAGATTTTGCGTATTCACGAGGGAAAGTTATTACGGAAAAATTAAAAGAAATTATTCCAAGACAACAATTTGAGGTTCCTATTCAGGCAGCCATCGGTGGTAAAATTATTGCTCGTTCAACGATTAAAGCATTACGCAAAAACGTTCTTGCGAAGTGTTACGGTGGAGATATTTCACGTAAACGTAAGTTACTTGAAAAACAAAAAGAAGGTAAGAAACGTATGAAGTCTGTTGGATCGGTTGAAGTTCCACAAGAGGCATTTATGGCGGTCTTATCAATGGACGAAGATTAA
- the spoIIP gene encoding stage II sporulation protein P codes for MNRKQRLRRKRLKKKLNKLTPYLVGVGFVLTLFFTQFFQLFYLNQRNANDEHRQQEPILSSIFDFSTAGDIIDVVFNLQEYFKAVMTSLDLNQLYSFINDGFAFINMKSPSQNATAAIPSAEGYRYTYKSKAAEAVPDQASETGATTYTENPLVYIFNSHDGELYEDGAVNDSLGRPLSVVDLSYMVAQALQGKNINALVESRSVAEYVSKNSWNYASSYKASRVYLEDTASQHETLKYFIDFHRDSVSYANSAITIDGKPYAKIMFVLGTDNDRHEENHQIIKELDAKLNEKYPGLSRGIRPNGGAGYNGVYNQDFATTMLLIEVGGEYNTYEEVYNSAQAVADVLADYVTGN; via the coding sequence TTGAATCGAAAACAACGTTTACGAAGAAAAAGATTAAAAAAGAAGCTGAATAAATTAACGCCATACCTTGTTGGAGTTGGATTTGTTCTTACGCTATTTTTCACCCAATTTTTTCAGTTATTTTATCTGAATCAACGGAATGCTAATGATGAGCATCGTCAACAGGAGCCGATTTTATCAAGTATTTTTGATTTTTCAACAGCAGGCGATATTATTGATGTTGTGTTCAACTTACAAGAATATTTTAAGGCGGTTATGACGTCACTTGACTTAAATCAATTATATTCTTTCATTAATGACGGATTTGCTTTTATCAACATGAAATCACCCTCTCAAAATGCAACGGCGGCCATTCCGTCGGCAGAGGGCTATCGCTACACCTATAAAAGTAAAGCCGCTGAGGCAGTGCCAGATCAGGCCTCAGAGACGGGCGCCACGACCTATACGGAAAATCCACTGGTCTATATTTTTAACTCACATGACGGGGAATTATATGAGGATGGAGCTGTTAATGATTCGCTTGGTCGCCCGTTAAGTGTCGTCGATCTTTCGTATATGGTGGCACAGGCCCTCCAAGGAAAAAATATAAATGCGTTAGTCGAATCGCGATCAGTTGCAGAGTATGTGAGTAAGAATAGTTGGAATTATGCGTCTTCATATAAAGCTTCACGTGTGTATTTAGAGGATACGGCAAGTCAACATGAGACATTGAAATATTTTATTGATTTCCATCGCGATTCGGTAAGTTATGCTAACTCTGCGATTACGATTGACGGAAAACCGTACGCCAAAATTATGTTTGTTCTTGGGACTGATAACGACCGACATGAGGAAAATCATCAAATTATTAAAGAGTTAGATGCTAAACTTAACGAAAAATACCCGGGTCTTTCTCGAGGAATTCGACCGAATGGGGGCGCGGGATATAATGGTGTTTACAATCAAGACTTTGCAACGACGATGTTACTGATTGAAGTCGGCGGAGAGTATAATACGTATGAAGAGGTATACAACTCAGCCCAAGCTGTTGCAGATGTTTTAGCAGATTACGTCACAGGAAATTAG
- the gpr gene encoding GPR endopeptidase, which translates to MNEQEMKKWQCRSDLALEAVEQMVGEVDEPNEEGVVYEEDRIRGLKVTCIDVAKEAVERVGKKAGRYMTLDTSSVLTHDHDQLTVAMEVFADQFSKLLAHRGIKETDTCLVIGLGNDHITPDALGPMVVDEVIVTRHLYELRPDEVDRSYREVCALAPGVMGMTGIETYDIIESLVQKVKPQFLVVVDALASRSIERVNKMIQMTDTGIAPGSGVGNKRKAIDEESLGIPVFAIGVPTVVDAVSITSDTIDLLLKHIGKSLKEEKRSYKKLVPFSTVRQTYTDDDLPSTELRQQFMGQVGVLEEEEKRQLISEVLTPNGYNLIVTPKEIDTDMEELATLISNGINRALHTNVQFS; encoded by the coding sequence ATGAATGAACAGGAAATGAAGAAGTGGCAGTGTCGGTCAGATTTGGCTTTAGAGGCTGTTGAACAAATGGTTGGTGAGGTGGATGAGCCGAATGAGGAAGGTGTCGTTTATGAGGAAGATCGAATTCGCGGATTGAAGGTAACGTGTATTGATGTAGCTAAAGAGGCAGTTGAGCGTGTTGGGAAAAAAGCGGGGCGATATATGACATTAGATACCTCTTCCGTACTAACTCATGATCACGACCAATTAACAGTGGCAATGGAGGTTTTTGCCGACCAATTTTCAAAATTATTAGCTCATCGTGGAATTAAGGAAACAGATACGTGTTTAGTGATTGGGCTAGGAAATGATCATATTACACCGGATGCCTTAGGACCGATGGTAGTTGACGAAGTTATTGTGACAAGACACTTATATGAGTTACGCCCCGATGAAGTGGACCGCAGTTATCGGGAAGTTTGTGCGCTTGCTCCAGGGGTTATGGGGATGACCGGAATAGAAACCTACGATATCATCGAGTCATTGGTTCAAAAAGTGAAACCTCAATTTTTGGTTGTCGTTGATGCCCTCGCTTCACGATCAATTGAACGGGTGAATAAGATGATTCAAATGACGGATACAGGAATTGCTCCAGGAAGTGGCGTTGGTAATAAAAGAAAGGCGATTGATGAGGAATCGTTAGGGATCCCGGTATTTGCAATTGGGGTTCCGACAGTAGTTGATGCAGTTTCAATTACAAGTGATACGATTGACTTGCTATTGAAACATATAGGTAAATCATTAAAAGAGGAAAAACGTTCATATAAAAAACTGGTGCCGTTTTCGACGGTGCGTCAAACTTATACGGATGATGATTTACCTTCAACCGAACTTCGCCAGCAATTTATGGGGCAGGTAGGCGTGCTTGAGGAAGAGGAAAAGCGCCAGTTAATCTCTGAAGTATTGACCCCTAATGGATATAATTTGATTGTGACCCCTAAGGAAATTGATACGGATATGGAAGAATTAGCGACATTAATTTCCAATGGAATTAATCGGGCTCTTCATACAAACGTACAATTTAGCTAA